A region of Oncorhynchus masou masou isolate Uvic2021 chromosome 29, UVic_Omas_1.1, whole genome shotgun sequence DNA encodes the following proteins:
- the LOC135519672 gene encoding sodium channel subunit beta-1-like — MNSYCVDESLLLLCLWHHDPLVTRVLHWHGGFAEVDSMTEAVAGESFLMDCISCKRREEVQAQTTVDWHFRATGEEEYIRISRPTTYTPSPLPIQSVVSEIMMYVLIVVLQLWMFVVLIHCYNKIWAEHEAWDARKTLRAQELALINK, encoded by the exons ATGAACTCATACTGTGTAGACGAGAGT CTCCTCTTACTCTGCCTCTGGCACCATGATCCCCTGGTTACCCGAGTGCTACATTGGCATGGGGGCTTTGCCGAGGTGGACTCCATGACAGAGGCGGTGGCCGGGGAGAgcttcctcatggactgcatctcctgtaagaggagagaggaggtccAGGCCCAAACCACGGTTGACTGGCACTTCAGAgccacaggagaggaggagtacaTCCGCATAAGTAGGCCTACTACATA cactccctctcctcttcctatccAATCGGTGGTGTCAGAGATCATGATGTACGTGCTGATCGTGGTGCTGCAGCTGTGGATGTTTGTGGTGCTGATCCACTGCTACAACAAGATCTGGGCTGAACACGAGGCGTGGGACGCCCGCAAAACCTTGAGGGCCCAAGAACTGGCCCTAATAAACAAGTGA